The genomic interval GATTTGATGGCTTTGTTAGAAGACAAAGTTGCAGATACTAGTACGGTGTATGACAGTAAAGGAGGCGAAATTAGATATTCTGGTAAAGCGGTTAGAGATTCACACAAAGGAGGTTATGGTAAAATTTCATTAGCAAGAGGTTTCGAGCTTTCGTCAAATACCGTTATGGTTCAGGCAGTATATAATGCCTATAAAGATAATCCAACTCGTTTTGTAAATCATGTGAATTCATATGGATTGAACAAGAAGTTAAATATGGATTTTAAAGGGGAAGGAAGACCATATATTCCACAACCTTCCAGCAAAAGATGGTCTAATATTTCGTTGCCTTGGATGGCTTTTGGTTACGGAGTTTCGGTAACGCCAATGCAAACTTTAGCCTATTATAATGCTGTCGCAAATAATGGAGTGATGGTGAAACCCTATTTTGTATCCGAAATTAAAGAATGGAATAAAACCATTAAAAAAATGGAGACCGAGGTGATTAACCCTAAAATATGTTCACAAGAAACTATTTTGAAATTGAAAGAAGTTTTAAAGAATGTGGTAAAAAAGGGAACTGGTTCTAAATTGTATTCGAAAGAATTTTCGATGGCAGGAAAAACAGGTACAGCGCAAGTAAATTATAGTAAGGATGGCGGATCTGGTAAGTATTATGCTTCTTCATTTGTAGGTTTCTTTCCGGTAGATCAGCCTAAATATTCTTGTATTGTTGTGGTACACAAGCCAAGTACCGTAAATAATAATTACTATGGTGCAGATGTGGCTGGTCCCGTTTTTAAAAGAATAGCACAGAAAATTTTTACAGATGTTCCTTCCACTAATGAAATCAAAAATATCAATAAAAAGATTCCAAAACAGGAGAAAAGTTATAGTAATTATTTTGCGAGTCTTCAAAAAGAGCAAACGCATATTCCTAATGTGAAAGGAATGCCTGGTATGGATGCAATTGCATTATTGGAGAATTTAGGACTTAAGGTGAGCGCAAAAGGCTTAGGGAAAGTAAAAACACAATCATTACAAGCAGGACAGGATATTATCAAGAATACAAGTATTACACTAGAATTATTATAGTCTCACAACACTTCAATAATTTGGAGAAAATGGAACAAAAATGGATAAAAATTTAAAAGACATATTATATAAAGTAGCGATTGAAT from Flavobacterium ovatum carries:
- a CDS encoding penicillin-binding protein is translated as MAVEDKNISYRMYLVAFVIFLIAIAIAVKLTNIQWVEGEYYRSLAKERTVRNFVIPANKGNIYSADGSLLATSIPNYEIRFDAVAPKAEVFEKNVASLSDSLSLMLGKSSNYFQNELRRARANNNRYYLISRDLSYTEYIRIKKFPLFKLGAYKGGVIVEQKTVREHPIGKIAERTIGYERRLGEGKFEGKGIEWAYKDYLNGTDGKILKQKIAKGQWKPIRDVNEVDPQDGYDVISTIDVYIQDIAHHALLKQLQEYEADHGCVVVMETQTGAVRAIANLGRANDGTYYETTNYAVAESHEPGSTFKLVDLMALLEDKVADTSTVYDSKGGEIRYSGKAVRDSHKGGYGKISLARGFELSSNTVMVQAVYNAYKDNPTRFVNHVNSYGLNKKLNMDFKGEGRPYIPQPSSKRWSNISLPWMAFGYGVSVTPMQTLAYYNAVANNGVMVKPYFVSEIKEWNKTIKKMETEVINPKICSQETILKLKEVLKNVVKKGTGSKLYSKEFSMAGKTGTAQVNYSKDGGSGKYYASSFVGFFPVDQPKYSCIVVVHKPSTVNNNYYGADVAGPVFKRIAQKIFTDVPSTNEIKNINKKIPKQEKSYSNYFASLQKEQTHIPNVKGMPGMDAIALLENLGLKVSAKGLGKVKTQSLQAGQDIIKNTSITLELL